In the genome of Bradysia coprophila strain Holo2 unplaced genomic scaffold, BU_Bcop_v1 contig_232, whole genome shotgun sequence, one region contains:
- the LOC119076120 gene encoding gastrula zinc finger protein XlCGF17.1-like, translated as MSLFDSATIVQLESIEILSSNCQNESQETFHAIQSFPFKCTLCPLKFNDKLTFQSHVRDHFKPITCDDCKKTFIGDKQYSYHRRHVHGTSTTNESGQCDDGAARMTVTRLKVNSQKKYVDDDIDSVEMVAANSACDICGRLFINEAAVERHRKTHSNEGKRFICHICNNGFNKKTNLEFHLRIHTNERPFKCDQCPKAFSHISGLNCHRRIHTGQRPYRCPFCAKSYAHSTDLRRHRRTHGQEEARFKCDLCQKTFFERKFLRTHMRTHHRDQATSKSGSDARPTAIDKFEECMNIEYVDYEYIQSD; from the exons ATGAGTTTATTCGACTCTGCAACAATTGTTCAGCTGGAAAGCATAGAGATTCTATCGTCCAACTGTCAAAATGAATCCCAAG AAACATTTCATGCAATCCAATCCTTCCCATTCAAATGCACCCTGTGCCCGCTGAAATTCAATGACAAACTGACCTTTCAATCGCACGTCCGCGACCACTTTAAACCGATTACATGCGACGACTGCAAGAAAACGTTCATTGGCGACAAACAATATTCCTATCATCGGAGGCACGTACACGGAACGAGCACAACAAATGAATCTGGACAGTGCGACGACGGTGCTGCACGGATGACAGTCACCCGATTAAAAGTGAATTCTCAGAAGAAATATGTCGACGACGACATCGATTCGGTTGAGATGGTAGCTGCAAACTCTGCATGCGATATCTGTGGTCGCCTTTTCATCAACGAAGCGGCAGTTGAACGTCACCGGAAAACCCATTCGAATGAGGGCAAACGATTCATCTGCCACATTTGCAACAACGGATTCAACAAGAAGACCAACCTGGAGTTCCACCTTCGCATCCACACAAACGAACG CCCGTTCAAATGCGACCAATGTCCGAAGGCTTTTTCCCACATATCCGGCCTCAATTGTCACCGGCGCATTCACACAGGCCAACG TCCGTACAGGTGTCCATTCTGCGCGAAGAGTTATGCACATTCGACGGATCTGAGGCGACACCGTCGAACGCACGGACAGGAAGAGGCACGTTTCAAGTGCGATCTGTGCCAGAAGACTTTCTTCGAAAGGAAATTTCTGCGAACCCACATGAGAACGCATCACCGTGATCAAGCCACGAGCAAATCGGGCTCGGAT
- the LOC119076057 gene encoding T-complex protein 1 subunit beta, producing MEMSLNPVRILKNEAQEEKGEIARMSSFIGAITIGDLVKSTLGPKGMDKILVSYGRNSGDVQVTNDGATILKSIGVDNPAAKILVNMSRVQDDEVGDGTTSVTVLASELLREAEKLIEQKMHPQTIIAGWRQAVEVALDALTKFAQDHSSNVDAFREDLMNIARTTLSSKILCQHKEFFSKLAVDAVLRLKGSADLRAIHIIKKTGGTLEDSFLDDGFLLDKKPGVHQPKRIEKATILLANTPMDTDKIKVFGSTIKVDSMARIADLELAEKEKMKDKVNKILSHKCNVFINRQLIYNYPEQLFADAGVMAIEHADFDGIERLALVTGGEIVSTFDNPELVKLGECDVIEQVMIGEDILLKFSGVKLGEACTIVIRGATQQIIDEADRSLHDALCVLAATVKETRIVYGGGCSEALMACAIFKKAVETPGKEAIAMEAFARALLQLPTTIADNAGYDSSQLVSELRASHAQGKQFTGLDMENGKTGDMKELGITESFVVKRQVLLSASEAAEMILRVDNIIRCAPRKRVQDRGMC from the exons atg GAAATGTCATTGAATCCGGTGCGCATTCTGAAGAATGAGGCCCAGGAGGAAAAGGGCGAAATAGCTCGCATGTCCTCGTTCATCGGAGCAATAACAATCGGCGATTTGGTCAAGAGTACTCTTGGACCGAAAGGCATGGACAAAATTCTAGTCTCGTACGGCCGGAACAGTGGAGACGTTCAAGTCACAAACGATGGAGCCACCATCCTTAAATCCATTGGTGTCGACAATCCGGCCGCTAAAATTTTGGTGAACATGTCACGCGTCCAAGACGATGAGGTGGGCGACGGTACAACATCGGTTACAGTATTAGCCAGCGAATTGTTGCGCGAGGCGGAAAAACTGatcgaacaaaaaatgcaTCCGCAAACCATCATTGCCGGATGGCGACAGGCTGTTGAAGTTGCGCTGGACGCGTTGACTAAGTTCGCTCAGGACCATTCAAGTAACGTGGATGCGTTCAGAGAGGATTTGATGAACATTGCCCGGACGACATTGAGCTCGAAAATTCTGTGTCAACACAAAGA ATTCTTCTCAAAATTGGCCGTCGATGCAGTGCTACGCCTGAAAGGATCTGCTGACCTGAGAGCCATTCACATCATCAAGAAAACGGGAGGTACACTGGAAGATTCCTTCTTGGACGATGGTTTTCTGTTGGACAAGAAACCCGGCGTTCACCAGCCGAAGCGCATCGAGAAAGCCACCATCCTGTTGGCCAACACTCCCATGGACACCGACAAAATTAAAGTGTTCGGTTCGACCATCAAAGTCGACTCAATGGCTCGCATTGCCGATTTGGAATTGGCTGAGAAGGAGAAGATGAAGGACAAAGTGAACAAAATCTTGTCACACAAGTGCAACGTATTCATTAACAG ACAATTGATCTACAACTACCCCGAACAACTGTTCGCCGACGCCGGTGTTATGGCCATCGAGCATGCCGATTTCGACGGAATCGAACGTTTGGCCCTGGTCACTGGGGGCGAAATCGTCTCAACATTCGACAATCCCGAATTGGTCAAGTTGGGCGAATGCGATGTCATCGAACAGGTGATGATTGGCGAAGACATTCTGTTGAAGTTCAGCGGCGTTAAGTTGGGAGAAGCATGTACAATTGTCATTCGTGGTGCCACACAGCAAATTATCGACGAGGCGGATCGTTCCCTTCATGATGCGTTGTGTGTTTTGGCTGCTACAGTTAAGGAGACACGCATTGTTTATGGTGGTGGATGTTCGGAAGCGTTGATGGCCTGTGCCATTTTCAAAAAGGCTGTCGAAACACCGGGCAAGGAAGCTATTGCCATGGAAGCCTTTGCTA GAGCTCTTctccaactaccaacaaccATTGCCGATAACGCCGGCTACGATTCATCACAACTGGTGTCCGAACTTCGTGCATCGCACGCTCAAGGTAAACAGTTCACCGGATTGGACATGGAAAATGGTAAAACTGGCGACATGAAAGAGCTGGGCATCACCGAATCATTCGTGGTGAAGCGGCAGGTATTGCTGTCCGCATCGGAAGCAGCCGAAATGATATTGCGGGTGGACAATATCATTCGATGTGCGCCACGCAAGCGTGTGCAAGATCGAGGAATGTGTTAG
- the LOC119076043 gene encoding probable ATP-dependent RNA helicase DDX55 homolog gives MAKLSWSELSKPLNQHLLEVINGFGFDKMTPVQSAAIPLLMSCKDVAAEAVTGSGKTLAFIVPTLELLLRRHREHPWKQFEIGSIIISPTRELAAQTSQVLDQFLAHPEIPFQQKLLVGGNNVEEDVQYLKKVGANILIATPGRLVDLLERKNDLNLAGNVKSLEILVLDEADRLLDLGFTSAINTILSYMPRQRRTGLFSATQTKEVQDLMRAGLRNPVMVSVREKAATSTPLLLQNYYMIVEPENKFAKLLDFIDQNNIQKAMLFLPTCACVEYWADVIPKFIKDRKILSLHGKMKNRRAKILEKFRQTPKVLLLCTDVLARGVDIPEMDWVLQWEPPSNAAAFVHRVGRTARQGHDGNALILILPTEDAYVEFLQRNQKVSLKSVTSEATRSYEDVNKILHQIQIDDRTIYDKGNRAFVSHIRAYSKHECNYILRVADLNLGRIATGYGLLRMPLMPELKNVDSSDFVGPADAIDFLTIGYKNKEKEASRKRKLEIYQETGQWPGSTKKFQRKTEAWSLSKQKKVETKTKKEERKGKKQLKNAAPSEPKKKKRKGGYTNEDIEELANDIAMFKKLKRKKISDEEFNKQMGIEDSD, from the exons GATAAAATGACTCCAGTCCAATCGGCAGCAATCCCACTGTTAATGTCATGCAAAGATGTGGCCGCTGAAGCTGTCACAGGTTCTGGCAAAACACTTGCGTTCATTGTACCGACTCTGGAACTGCTGCTGCGACGTCATCGCGAACATCCGTGGAAACAATTTGAGATCGGTTCGATTATCATTTCGCCGACACGGGAACTCGCTGCCCAGACCAGTCAGGTACTCGACCAGTTTTTGGCACATCCGGAAATCCCATTCCAACAGAAACTGCTGGTGGGCGGCAATAATGTGGAGGAAGATGTCCAGTATTTGAAGAAAGTTGGAGCGAACATTTTGATTGCAACGCCGGGACGTTTGGTGGACTTATTAGAGCGAAAGAATGACCTCAATTTGGCCGGTAATGTGAAGAGTTTG GAAATTCTCGTACTCGATGAGGCTGACCGACTGCTCGATTTAGGATTCACGTCCGCCATCAACACAATTCTGAGCTACATGCCTCGGCAACGTCGTACCGGATTATTTTCGGCCACACAAACGAAGGAAGTGCAGGATTTAATGCGAGCTGGTCTCCGGAATCCCGTGATGGTCAGTGTCCGTGAAAAGGCAGCCACAAGCACTCCACTGCTGTTGCAAAATTATTACATGATCGTTGAGCCGGAGAACAAATTCGCCAAACTGTTGGATTTCATCGACCAAAACAACATCCAAAAGGCAATGCTGTTCCTTCCCACCTGTGCTTGCGTTGAATACTGGGCCGACGTGATACCGAAGTTCATAAAAGATCGCAAAATCCTGTCACTGCACGGTAAGATGAAAAATCGTCGGgcaaaaattctggaaaaattcCGTCAAACTCCCAAAGTCCTTCTGCTGTGCACTGACGTTCTTGCCCGTGGCGTGGATATACCCGAAATGGATTGGGTACTGCAATGGGAACCGCCATCGAATGCGGCCGCATTCGTTCATCGAGTCGGTCGAACGGCACGACAGGGTCACGACGGTAATGCACTGATTTTGATACTGCCGACCGAGGACGCGTATGTGGAGTTTTTACAGCGAAACCAGAAGGTTTCCCTCAAATCGGTTACCAGCGAAGCGACCAGGAGCTACGAGGATGTCAACAAAATACTGCACCAAATCCAGATCGACGATCGAACGATTTATGACAAAGGAAACCGAGCGTTTGTGTCGCACATCCGAGCTTACAGTAAGCATGAGTGTAACTACATTCTCAGAGTGGCTGATTTGAATCTGGGACGAATAGCCACTGGATACGGGCTGCTCAGAATGCCATTGATGCCGGAACTGAAGAATGTTGATTCGAGTGATTTTGTTGGACCTGCAGATGCTATCGACTTTTTGACCATCGGTTATAAGAACAAAGAGAAGGAAGCGTCACGGAAgcgaaaattagaaatttaccAGGAAACGGGACAGTGGCCCGGTTCAACCAAGAAATTCCAAAGGAAGACCGAAGCTTGGTCGCTGAGCAAGCAGAAAAAAGTCGAAACAAAGACGAAGAAAGAGGAGAGAAAGGGGAAGAAGCAACTGAAAAATGCAGCGCCCAGTGAGccgaagaaaaagaaacgaaaggGCGGCTACACGAACGAAGACATTGAGGAACTGGCGAACGATATTGCGATGTTCAAAAAactgaaacgaaagaaaattagCGACGAAGAGTTCAATAAGCAAATGGGAATCGAGGATAGCGATTAA